Part of the Rhizobium lentis genome, TCATCGCCGCGCCCCGTTCCATTGTCAGGCCGATCACTTTCGTCTTCGGATTGACGCCCTTGATCGCCGCGGCGACGCCCGCGGCAAGGCCGCCGCCCGAGAGCGGCACCAGAACCGTAGCTGTCTCCGGCAATGCGTTGACGATTTCGAGCCCCAGCGTCCCCTGACCGGCCACGACAGCGGGATGATCAAAAGGCGGGACCATTACCAGCCCTTCTTCGCGCACCAGCCGGTCAACTTCCCCCTGCGCCTCGTCCTGTGACCGACCGACGATGCGCACATCGGCGCCGAGTCGGCGGATTTCCAAAACCTTGTTCTCCGGCACCAGCCGCGACATGCAGATCGTCGCGACCATGCCTTGTGCCTTCGCTGCGTAGGCAAGCGCCCGGCCGTGATTGCCCGTCGAGGCGGCGACGACGCCGCGCGCGCGTTCCGCCGGCGACAATGACACTACCGCATTGGTTGCCCCGCGAAGCTTGAAACTGCCCGTCGTCTGATGATGTTCGAGCTTCAGCCAGACCGGAACACCGGCGAT contains:
- the eutB gene encoding hydroxyectoine utilization dehydratase EutB, which translates into the protein MEGALPVSLEDIRAAAHRIAGRIAETPMVPSASLGEIAGVPVWLKLEHHQTTGSFKLRGATNAVVSLSPAERARGVVAASTGNHGRALAYAAKAQGMVATICMSRLVPENKVLEIRRLGADVRIVGRSQDEAQGEVDRLVREEGLVMVPPFDHPAVVAGQGTLGLEIVNALPETATVLVPLSGGGLAAGVAAAIKGVNPKTKVIGLTMERGAAMKASLDAGRPVQVEEVSSLADSLGGGIGPDNQVTFAMCRALLDDVLLLTEAEIAAGMRHAYAREDEIVEGAGAVGIAALLAGKIRSASPVVAILSGRNVDMEQHRRVINGEGAAFAEDSP